The region TGGGCACCCATCGGCCAGCGACCTCAGCCCTTGACCCGGGTGATCGTCGCGTGCTCGACCGCGGCCTCGTCGAGCGCCTCCGCCGGGGCCTCCCCCACGAACAGCGGCTTGCCCGCCGCGGTGGTGAACTGCCGCTTGAAGGACTCGACCGCCGCCTCGAGCAGCCGCACCGAGTCGTCGGACAGCGTGGCCGTCTCGCGGATGGTCGCGAGCACCTCGGCCTTGTCGCGGGCGAGGTAGTCGAGGAACTCGCGCTCGAAGCGGCGCACGTCCTCGATCGGCACGTCGTCGAGCTTGCCGGTGGTGCCGCTCCACACGGACACCACCTCCTGCTCCATCGGGAACGGCTGGTACTGCGCCTGCTTGAGCAGCTCCACGAGGCGCGAGCCGCGCTCGAGCTGCGCCTTGGACGCGGCGTCGAGGTCGGAGCCGAAGGCGGCGAACGCCTCCAGCTCGCGGAACTGCGCGAGGTCGAGGCGCAGGCGGCCGGCGACGGACTTCATCGCCTTGGGCTGGGCCGAGCCGCCGACGCGGGAGACCGAGATGCCGACGTTGATCGCCGGGCGCACGCCCGAGTTGAACAGGTCGGACTCCAGGAAGCACTGGCCGTCGGTGATGGAGATGACGTTGGTCGGGATGTAGGCCGACACGTCGTTGGCCTTGGTCTCGATGATCGGCAGGCCGGTCATCGAGCCGCCGCCGAGCTCGTCGGACAGCTTCGCGCAGCGCTCGAGCAGCCGCGAGTGCAGGTAGAACACGTCACCCGGGTAGGCCTCGCGGCCCGGCGGACGGCGCAGCAGCAGCGAGACGGCGCGGTAGGCCTCGGCCTGCTTGGACAGGTCGTCGAAGATGATCAGCACGTGCTGGCCCTGGTACATCCAGTGCTGGCCGATGGCCGAGCCGGTGTAGGGCGCGAGGTACTTGAAGCCGGCCGGGTCGGAGGCGGGGGCCGCGACGATGGTCGTGTAGGCCATGGCGCCGGCGTCCTCGAGGGCGCCCTTGACCGACGCGATCGTCGAGCCCTTCTGACCGATCGCGACGTAGATGCACTTGACCTGCTTCTTGGGGTCGCCGGACTCCCAGTTGCCCTTCTGGTTGATGATCGTGTCGATCGCCACCGCGGTCTTGCCGGTCTGGCGGTCGCCGATGATCAGCTGGCGCTGGCCGCGGCCGATGGCCGTCATGGCGTCGATCGCCTTGATCCCGGTGAGCATCGGCTCCTTCACCGGCTGGCGCTGCACGACCGTGGGCGCCTGGAGCTCGAGCGCGCGACGGCCCTCGGACTCGATCGGGCCCTGGCCGTCGATGGGGTTGCCGAGCGGGTCGACGACGCGGCCGAGGTAGCCGTCGCCGACCGGCACCGAGAGGATCTCCCCGGTGCGGCGGACCGTCTGGCCCTCCTCGATGCGCGAGCCGTCGCCGAGGAGCACGGTGCCGATCTCGCGGACGTCGAGGTTGAGCGCGATGCCGAGCAGCCCGCCCTCGAACTCCAGCAGCTCGTTGGTCATGGCCGAGTGCAGGCCCTCGACGCGGGCGATGCCGTCACCGGTCTCGACGACGCGGCCGACCTCCTCGCGCGTGGTGCCGGGCGCGTACGACTCGACGTTCCGCGCGATCGCGTCGCGGATGTCCTCCGGCCGGATCGTGAGCTCCGTCATGGTGTCCTGCTCTCTCGTTCGGCGCGCCGTGCGCGGCGCCTGCTGTGTCGTGGTCCGGGTAGTGCGGTGGGGCTGGTGGTCCGGGGTGGTGCCGTTCTCCTACGCGGTGACCGCGCGACGCGCCTGCTCGAGGCGGCTGGCCACGCTGCCGTCGATCACGTCGTCGCCGACGCGGACGACGATGCCGCCGACCACGCTCGGGTCGACGACCACGTTCACCCGCACCTCGCGGCCCTGGAGGGCCGAGAGCGCGGCAGCGAGCCGGGTGCGCTGCTCCGCGGTGAGGTCGACCGCCGAGCGCACCTCCGCGAGCAGCCGGCGCCGCTGCTCGGCGGCCCGCTCGGCGAGCTCCTCCACCGCCATCACGGGCTGGCGCCCGCGCAGGTTGGCGGCGAGGTGGGTGAGCAGCCGGGTCGTGACAGGTGCCGCCGTCGCTCCGACGAGCTGCTGCACCAGGGCGGTCTTGCGCTCGTCCGGCAGGGCGGGGTCGGTCATCGCCATCTGGAGCTCGGCGGAGCTGTCGACGGCGCGCCCGAAGCGGAACAGCTCGTCCTCGACCCGGTCGAGCGCCCCGTCGCGGTCGGCCTGCGTGAACGCCGCCCGCCCACCGAGCCGCTCGAGCGCCTCGACGAGGTCGTCGTCGTCCGACCACCGGGTCGAAACGGCGTCGACCAGCACCGCCACCGAGGTGTCGGACAGCTGCGAGCCGAAGAGCTGGCTCACGATGCCGGACCGCACGCCCGCGGGCTGGCCGGAGTCGGCCAGCGCCTGGCGCAGCGACTTCTCGCGCGCCAGCAGGGACGCGACCGCCAGCAGGTCGTCCGGCGTCGACGCGAAGCCGCTCTCGCCGCTGCGGGCGTCCAGAGCGGACCCCAGGGCGGCCAGCGACTCGCGGGATGAGCCGAGCATCAGGCGTTCGCCCCGTCCTGCGCCTGCGCCTCGAGGTCGGCGATGAACCGGTCCACGGTCGCGCGGGCCCGGGCGTCGTCCTCGAGCGACTCGCCCACGACCTTGCCCGCGAGCGAGACGGCCAGCGTGCCCACCTCGCGCCGCAGCGCCGCGACCGTGGAGGCCCGCTCGGCCGCGATCGAGGCCTCGGCGCGCGCGGTGACCGCCGCTGCGGCCTCGGCCGCCTCTCGCCGCGCCTCGTCGATGATCGCCGCCTTGTCGGCCTGCGCCTGCGAGCGGATCTGGGCCGCCTCGGTGCGGGCCTCGGCGAGCTGCGCCTGGTACTGCTCGAACAGCGCCGCCGCCTGGGCCTCGCGCTCCTCGGCCCGGGCGATGCCGCCCTCGATCGCCGCGGTGCGCTCGTCGAGGGCCTTGCGGATCCCGGGGAGCGCCAGCTTCGACAGGGCCCAGAACACGATGAGGAACGCGACGAGGCCGATGATCAGCTCGTCGAGCGGGACGGCGAGGACGTTGGTCCCGCCTTCCGCGAGGTTGTCCATGGCGTTCATCCTTCGTCAGTGACGATCAAGCAAGGAGGGGTCGGTCACTTGCCGAAGACGAACGGCGCGACGAAGCCGATGAGCGCGAGGGCCTCGGTGAGCGCGAAGCCGAGCAGCATGTTGGCGCGGATGGTGCCGTACGCCTCGGGCTGACGGGCGATGGCCTGCACGCCCTGGCCGAAGATGATGCCGACGCCGATACCGGGGCCGATGGCCGCGAGGCCGTAGCCGATCGAGCCGAGCGAGCCGGTGACCTCTGCGAGGAGCGACATGTCGTGTTCCTTTGTGTCGGCCGGCGGCGGTTCCGCCGGTCAGGGTCGAGCAGGTGCGGGCTTGCGGGTGGTGCCGGTCAGTGCGCGTTGACGGCGTCGTTGATGTAGACGGCCGCCAGCAGGGTGAAGACGTAGGCCTGGAGGGCCTGGATCAGCATCTCGAAGCCGGTGAGGGCGACGGTCACCACGAAGGACGCGCCCGAGCCGATGATGCCGATGACGCTGGCCGAGAGCAGGTACCAGGTGGCCACCGAGAAGGTCACGATGAGCATGTGGCCGGCGAACATGTTGGCGAACAGACGCACGGAGTGCGTGAACGGCCGGACGATGAAGTTCGACAGGATCTCGATAGGGATCAGCAGGACGTACATCGCCTTGGGCACGTCCGGCGGCATCGTCATGTTCTTGAAGAAGGCCAGCCCCTGGTTCTTCACCCCCAGCGGCACCCAGGTGAGGTAGACGAGCACCGCGAAGGCCACCGGGATCGCGAAGCGCGAGGTGACCGGGAACTGGGCGAACGGGATGATGCTCATGACGTTGAGCACCCAGACGAAGAAGAAGAACGTGAACAGCACCGGCACAAACTTGTCGCCCTGCTTGCCGATCGTGTCGCGGGCGATGCCGTCGCGCACGAACAGGTAGCCGTACTCGGCGATGTTCTGGATGCCGCGCGGCACCACGGTGGCCCGGCGGAACGCGGCCACGAAGAAGACGACCACCGCCAGCGCGCCCACGAGCAGCAGGATCACCGGCTTGGTGATGTGGAAGGTGAGCCCGAACAGGGTGAACTCCAGCACGGAGCTGAAGTCGAAGATGCCGGTGTCGGGCGCCGGGAAGCCGCAGCCCTCGGGGACGAGGTGGCAGCTGCCGTCGGTGGTCGACGCCACCAGGGCGCTAACGGACACGGGACGACTCCATCGTGGTGCGGCCGGTCTGGACCATCAGGGGGACGACCTCCGCGCGGGGACCGGTCACGACCGGTCCTTCCGCGACGTCTCGGGCTCGGAGCGCGGGGGCTCGAGGCGGCGGAACAGCATGAACATGGCGAGGGCGACCCCGACGAGGACCCCCCCGGCCACGAAGTACGACTCGTGGCCGAGCCAGTGGCCGAGCAGCCAGCCGATGCCGCCGTAGAGAAGGATCCCCGCGGCGATGTGGCTGACGGCGGACCACGCAGCGGTGTCGGACACGCGGCCTTCGGGCAGCGTGTCCGGCTGGGCCGCGGACGCCTTCGTCGCGACGCGACGGTACCACTGGGCGTCGTGGTGGCCGTTGGCGGGTACCGGGATCCGCGGACGCGCCCCACCGGGGGTCGCGCCCGGGGCCGGGGAGGCGGTCACCGCTCCACCTCGGTGTCGTCGGGGGCGGGCTCCTGGTCGGCCTCGGGGAACGGCTCGACGACGAGGGTCTTCACGCGGGAGGAGAACCAGATCTGCGCGGCCACCCAGACCACCGTGCACACGACGATCGTCGCCGCGAACGCCTTCGGGTCCAGCCAGGTGGCGTCCTTGAGCAGGGCGATGAGCAGGAACAGGACCAGGATCTGCCCGAGGTAGACGAGCATGCCGGCGCTCAGCGCGGTCTCGGGGTTGCGCCCGAGGATGCGGCCCACGGCCCACTGCCCCACCGCGAAGAAGGCCACCACGATGACGGCGCCGAGCGCCGCCCCCAAGGCCGCGAGGCCGCCGCGCAGGACGGCGGAGACGACGACGGCGAGCACCCCGGCGACCGACGTGGCCACGATCGCGCCGCGGAGCACGACAGACGACGCCTCGGACGCGGGCATCGGGCCGGAGGAGGTCGGTCCGTCGGGAGCGGCGGGCACGGCGTCAGCGTAGGGGCTGGCGAGCCGCGCACCCAAACGCGGCACCTGCGACGTGGGTCACGCCCCTGGAGCGCGGACCCCAGGGAGCACCCTCGCGGCGACCTGCCCGGACCTCGCGGCTACCCGTGCAGCACGCGCGAGCGCAGCCGCGGCCAGCGCACCGCGAGGTAGAGCACGGCGACCCCGCAGGCGAACCAGATCGCCGCCACGCTGACCGGGACGAAGGCCAGCCCGACGGCGGTGAAGGCCAGCAGCCCGGTCCAGGCGTACATGAGCAGCACCGCGCGGCGCTGGCTGTGCCC is a window of Frankiales bacterium DNA encoding:
- a CDS encoding F0F1 ATP synthase subunit alpha, with translation MTELTIRPEDIRDAIARNVESYAPGTTREEVGRVVETGDGIARVEGLHSAMTNELLEFEGGLLGIALNLDVREIGTVLLGDGSRIEEGQTVRRTGEILSVPVGDGYLGRVVDPLGNPIDGQGPIESEGRRALELQAPTVVQRQPVKEPMLTGIKAIDAMTAIGRGQRQLIIGDRQTGKTAVAIDTIINQKGNWESGDPKKQVKCIYVAIGQKGSTIASVKGALEDAGAMAYTTIVAAPASDPAGFKYLAPYTGSAIGQHWMYQGQHVLIIFDDLSKQAEAYRAVSLLLRRPPGREAYPGDVFYLHSRLLERCAKLSDELGGGSMTGLPIIETKANDVSAYIPTNVISITDGQCFLESDLFNSGVRPAINVGISVSRVGGSAQPKAMKSVAGRLRLDLAQFRELEAFAAFGSDLDAASKAQLERGSRLVELLKQAQYQPFPMEQEVVSVWSGTTGKLDDVPIEDVRRFEREFLDYLARDKAEVLATIRETATLSDDSVRLLEAAVESFKRQFTTAAGKPLFVGEAPAEALDEAAVEHATITRVKG
- the atpB gene encoding F0F1 ATP synthase subunit A, whose product is MVASTTDGSCHLVPEGCGFPAPDTGIFDFSSVLEFTLFGLTFHITKPVILLLVGALAVVVFFVAAFRRATVVPRGIQNIAEYGYLFVRDGIARDTIGKQGDKFVPVLFTFFFFVWVLNVMSIIPFAQFPVTSRFAIPVAFAVLVYLTWVPLGVKNQGLAFFKNMTMPPDVPKAMYVLLIPIEILSNFIVRPFTHSVRLFANMFAGHMLIVTFSVATWYLLSASVIGIIGSGASFVVTVALTGFEMLIQALQAYVFTLLAAVYINDAVNAH
- the atpE gene encoding ATP synthase F0 subunit C; translation: MSLLAEVTGSLGSIGYGLAAIGPGIGVGIIFGQGVQAIARQPEAYGTIRANMLLGFALTEALALIGFVAPFVFGK
- a CDS encoding F0F1 ATP synthase subunit delta; the encoded protein is MLGSSRESLAALGSALDARSGESGFASTPDDLLAVASLLAREKSLRQALADSGQPAGVRSGIVSQLFGSQLSDTSVAVLVDAVSTRWSDDDDLVEALERLGGRAAFTQADRDGALDRVEDELFRFGRAVDSSAELQMAMTDPALPDERKTALVQQLVGATAAPVTTRLLTHLAANLRGRQPVMAVEELAERAAEQRRRLLAEVRSAVDLTAEQRTRLAAALSALQGREVRVNVVVDPSVVGGIVVRVGDDVIDGSVASRLEQARRAVTA
- a CDS encoding F0F1 ATP synthase subunit B is translated as MNAMDNLAEGGTNVLAVPLDELIIGLVAFLIVFWALSKLALPGIRKALDERTAAIEGGIARAEEREAQAAALFEQYQAQLAEARTEAAQIRSQAQADKAAIIDEARREAAEAAAAVTARAEASIAAERASTVAALRREVGTLAVSLAGKVVGESLEDDARARATVDRFIADLEAQAQDGANA